Proteins co-encoded in one Pseudarthrobacter chlorophenolicus A6 genomic window:
- a CDS encoding VanZ family protein, which yields MGTWRVKHLRNRRFWQTILAAMLIPLALIAFWPTPVDRPVQGLLADTLSFLHRHGIPGWFNYQFVETTANVMLFVPVGFVSALSFPEKRWWQITALGLLVSGCIELGQLLFLHDRFASRLDLATNTAGAAAGAWLAFLAIKRLEARHLAAADLQ from the coding sequence ATGGGAACGTGGCGCGTGAAGCATCTACGCAACCGGCGATTCTGGCAGACCATTCTCGCCGCCATGCTGATCCCCCTCGCGCTCATCGCGTTCTGGCCAACCCCGGTCGACCGCCCGGTCCAGGGACTTCTCGCCGACACTCTGAGCTTCCTTCACCGCCATGGAATCCCCGGCTGGTTCAACTACCAGTTTGTGGAAACCACCGCCAATGTCATGCTGTTCGTCCCGGTCGGGTTCGTCAGCGCGCTCTCATTTCCGGAAAAACGCTGGTGGCAAATCACAGCCCTCGGTTTGCTCGTATCCGGCTGCATAGAACTAGGCCAGCTCCTGTTCCTCCACGACCGCTTCGCCAGCCGACTGGACCTGGCGACAAACACCGCGGGGGCCGCGGCAGGGGCATGGCTGGCCTTCCTTGCGATTAAGCGACTGGAGGCCCGCCACCTTGCGGCAGCGGACCTCCAGTAG
- the galU gene encoding UTP--glucose-1-phosphate uridylyltransferase GalU produces the protein MTMGRAVTKAVIPAAGLGTRFLPATKAMPKEMLPVVDRPAIQYVVEEAIKSGLNDVLMITGRSKRALEDHFDRAPGLERLLEQKGDKDRLQSIQAASELGPIHYVRQGEAKGLGHAVLCGKQHVGNEPFAVLLGDDLIDEAEDLLSTMIDVQQKTGGSVIALIEVDPSQISAYGCADISRVEGEDYVRVNSLVEKPAAADAPSNLAVIGRYVLHPAVFGILENTAPGRGNEIQLTDALQTLAAGEGEGSGVYGVVFKGRRFDTGDKLSYLKAVITIASERVEFGEDLKTWLKGFVN, from the coding sequence ATGACTATGGGGAGAGCCGTAACTAAAGCCGTCATTCCTGCTGCCGGATTGGGAACTCGCTTCCTGCCCGCCACCAAGGCAATGCCGAAGGAAATGTTGCCGGTGGTTGACCGCCCGGCCATCCAGTACGTCGTCGAAGAGGCCATCAAATCCGGCCTTAACGACGTCCTGATGATCACGGGCCGCAGCAAGCGCGCCCTTGAGGACCACTTCGACCGTGCACCCGGCTTGGAGCGCCTGCTGGAACAGAAAGGTGACAAGGACCGGCTGCAGTCCATCCAGGCTGCGTCCGAGCTCGGTCCCATCCACTACGTCCGCCAGGGCGAAGCCAAAGGGCTTGGCCATGCGGTGCTCTGCGGTAAGCAGCACGTAGGGAACGAGCCCTTTGCCGTGCTGCTCGGTGACGACCTCATTGATGAAGCTGAAGACCTGCTGAGCACCATGATCGATGTCCAGCAGAAGACCGGCGGTTCGGTGATCGCCCTAATCGAGGTGGATCCGTCGCAGATCAGCGCCTATGGCTGTGCGGACATCTCTAGAGTTGAGGGCGAAGACTACGTCCGCGTCAACAGCCTGGTGGAGAAGCCGGCTGCTGCCGACGCGCCCTCCAACCTGGCCGTCATTGGCCGCTATGTCCTGCACCCGGCCGTATTCGGAATCCTTGAGAACACCGCGCCGGGGCGTGGCAACGAAATTCAGCTGACTGATGCGCTGCAGACCCTGGCCGCTGGCGAAGGCGAAGGCTCCGGCGTGTATGGCGTGGTGTTCAAGGGCCGCCGCTTTGATACCGGTGACAAGCTCAGCTACCTGAAGGCCGTTATTACCATTGCGTCTGAGCGGGTGGAGTTCGGCGAGGATCTGAAGACCTGGCTCAAGGGTTTCGTTAACTAA
- a CDS encoding nucleotidyltransferase family protein, with the protein MSNPNDNAELSVDEGVLLGHALVARVAAELGIRAFFIKGPASVLQGLRKPKTSGDVDVFVSPQDLDAVVAALQGRGWRKRPVDPDSKTFPKHSVTVDHPEWPCCIDVHFRFPGMEAPASDCFETMWANTEQLALAGQDIRVPSKPLAILILALHALRSPDLPPCREDLDFLTALTREEALASAILELSESTGSLAATRPFLGDLIPASLVPVWPEVSTEWRNRLLAQEPGSARIIALVQAPWQEKPLMLLRAVFPGRQVLLSRDVHANMSLKGVLVQNAARWGRFSRALPKIARDLNRYSG; encoded by the coding sequence ATGAGCAACCCGAATGACAATGCCGAACTGAGCGTTGATGAGGGCGTGCTTCTGGGGCATGCCCTCGTGGCCCGCGTGGCTGCCGAGCTGGGCATCAGGGCCTTCTTCATCAAAGGGCCCGCCAGCGTCCTCCAAGGGCTGCGCAAGCCAAAGACTTCAGGCGATGTGGATGTGTTTGTGTCACCTCAGGACCTGGACGCAGTGGTGGCGGCGCTGCAGGGAAGGGGGTGGCGGAAGCGTCCGGTTGATCCTGACAGCAAGACGTTTCCCAAACACTCCGTAACGGTGGACCACCCGGAGTGGCCATGCTGCATCGATGTCCATTTCCGCTTCCCCGGCATGGAAGCTCCGGCTTCTGATTGCTTCGAGACGATGTGGGCCAACACCGAGCAACTCGCCCTGGCCGGCCAGGACATCCGCGTTCCATCCAAGCCGCTGGCCATTCTGATCCTGGCCCTGCATGCGCTACGTTCGCCTGACCTGCCGCCCTGCCGGGAGGATCTTGATTTCCTCACTGCACTGACCCGTGAGGAAGCGCTGGCGTCCGCAATCTTAGAGCTGTCGGAATCCACCGGCAGTTTGGCGGCCACGCGCCCGTTTCTAGGAGACCTCATTCCGGCATCTTTGGTCCCCGTATGGCCGGAGGTATCCACTGAATGGCGCAACCGCCTGTTGGCACAGGAACCGGGTAGCGCACGCATCATTGCCCTTGTTCAGGCACCGTGGCAAGAAAAACCCTTGATGCTTTTGAGGGCTGTTTTTCCGGGGAGGCAGGTTCTCCTCAGTCGAGACGTTCATGCAAACATGTCGCTGAAGGGAGTCCTAGTTCAGAACGCTGCCCGGTGGGGCCGTTTTTCACGCGCCCTTCCGAAAATCGCACGGGACTTGAACCGCTACAGCGGTTGA
- a CDS encoding polysaccharide biosynthesis tyrosine autokinase codes for MSTPAAPAEASDGLDLRDNLQVLRTYWKGIVSLTLLATMAAMGWTILQPKVYASHSIGIVVTPGSDNVSLALADDSLAKAKVKNYESVAKSRLVADRVIAALQLNTTADALLGSISVKVPLDTAEIRVTAESTDPATAQRVADAWVNGLAARVEAIETAPPAEAGSDAASDAGTPAGATATAVRVLPLGKAVLPASPTSPNTKLNLALGALVGLALGVAYAVIRRYLDRRIRDAAEIEQLFGVPVIGTLPVDHRLDARSTVLDAGMSANAHGGGGAMAEALRELRTNLSFLDVDQPPRIIVVTSSVQSEGKSTVTANLAVTMAAAGEKVVVVDGDLRRPTLVDVFNLVPGAGVTDVLAGTAELEDGLQPWSALPNLSVLGSGRIPPNPSELLGSRAMKNMLTALAQNATVLIDAPPLLPVTDAAVLSPVADGAIVVIRTGKTTQDQLAQSLGNLDKVKGRVLGAVLNYVPTRGAGSYSYYGTYTAAPDDAAGTSTPPLVAFQDEATDGTLEAALSGRRARV; via the coding sequence GTGAGCACTCCGGCAGCTCCTGCAGAGGCGTCGGATGGCCTGGATCTCAGGGACAACCTTCAGGTGCTCCGGACCTACTGGAAAGGGATCGTCAGCCTCACGTTGCTCGCCACTATGGCAGCCATGGGATGGACCATCCTGCAGCCGAAGGTCTATGCGTCCCATTCCATCGGGATTGTGGTGACGCCCGGCTCGGACAATGTGAGCCTCGCCCTCGCCGACGACAGCCTGGCAAAGGCCAAGGTCAAAAACTACGAATCCGTGGCGAAGTCCAGGCTGGTGGCGGACCGGGTCATCGCGGCCCTCCAGTTGAACACCACTGCGGACGCGCTGCTTGGCAGCATCAGTGTGAAGGTGCCGCTGGACACCGCGGAGATCCGGGTCACCGCAGAATCCACGGACCCGGCCACGGCCCAGCGCGTGGCCGATGCCTGGGTCAACGGACTCGCAGCCCGGGTGGAGGCCATTGAGACGGCGCCGCCCGCCGAGGCAGGCAGCGATGCAGCGTCCGACGCCGGCACGCCCGCGGGTGCCACAGCCACGGCGGTCCGTGTGCTGCCGTTGGGCAAGGCGGTGCTCCCCGCGAGCCCCACGTCGCCCAACACCAAGCTGAACCTCGCCCTGGGTGCGCTGGTGGGCCTTGCTCTCGGCGTGGCGTATGCGGTGATCCGCCGGTACCTGGACCGGCGCATCCGCGATGCCGCCGAGATTGAACAGCTGTTCGGGGTTCCGGTGATTGGCACGCTGCCGGTGGACCACCGTCTGGATGCCCGGAGCACGGTCCTGGATGCGGGCATGTCTGCCAATGCCCACGGCGGTGGGGGAGCGATGGCAGAAGCGCTCCGCGAACTGCGGACCAACCTCAGCTTCCTGGACGTGGACCAGCCGCCGCGGATCATCGTGGTCACCAGTTCTGTGCAGTCGGAAGGTAAATCCACCGTTACGGCCAACCTGGCGGTCACCATGGCCGCCGCCGGCGAGAAGGTGGTGGTAGTGGACGGCGACCTCCGCCGCCCCACACTGGTGGATGTGTTCAACCTGGTCCCCGGAGCCGGCGTCACCGACGTCCTCGCGGGTACAGCCGAGCTGGAGGACGGACTGCAGCCGTGGAGCGCGCTGCCCAACCTGTCGGTGCTGGGTTCGGGCCGTATCCCGCCCAACCCCAGCGAGCTGTTGGGTTCGCGGGCCATGAAGAACATGCTCACCGCCCTGGCCCAGAATGCGACGGTGCTCATTGACGCGCCGCCGCTGCTGCCGGTAACCGATGCAGCCGTCCTGTCGCCGGTTGCGGATGGCGCCATCGTGGTGATCCGGACCGGCAAGACCACCCAGGACCAGCTGGCCCAGTCGCTGGGCAACCTGGACAAGGTGAAGGGGCGTGTCCTGGGAGCGGTGCTGAACTACGTCCCCACCCGCGGAGCCGGCTCGTACTCCTACTACGGGACGTACACTGCAGCACCGGACGATGCGGCTGGCACTTCTACACCGCCGCTCGTTGCTTTCCAGGATGAGGCAACGGACGGGACCTTGGAAGCGGCGCTCAGCGGACGCCGGGCGAGGGTCTAG
- a CDS encoding glycoside hydrolase family 26 protein yields MYKTLKTFLSAVAAALGLALALTVVQPAAAQAAAGQISLSPTTGPAGSAITVTGSGFKASTNGTVIIGSATFPLKTTATGTFSAPATIPAAATGKITVTAKTSSVQASAVFTVAVPTTTTAPAPAPTVSTARLQFGTATNGGPLASAELDEVAALAGEAPSSVLFYKDFLQPAPITEMNAVRSRGAVPLVTWEPWAWGGGVNQPAYSLDRIAAGDFDAHIAQWGQALAAWGYPVQLRFAHEMNGDWYPWAESVNGNQPGDYVQAWRHVHDVVEAQGASNVSWVWSPNVPYWGSTDLAGLYPGAGYVDVVALDGYNWGTSASWSGWISPQDLFAPGIAQLRALAPGTPILIAETASSEAGGDKAAWNTQLISYLAAQPDVMGFVWFHIQKEADWRINSSAASATAFKNALLARRTS; encoded by the coding sequence ATGTACAAAACGCTTAAGACATTCCTCTCGGCAGTGGCCGCAGCCCTCGGCCTGGCCCTCGCCCTGACAGTGGTGCAGCCCGCCGCAGCGCAGGCCGCCGCCGGCCAGATTTCGCTGAGCCCCACCACCGGACCCGCCGGATCCGCCATCACGGTGACAGGCAGCGGATTCAAAGCCTCCACCAACGGAACCGTGATCATCGGATCCGCAACCTTCCCCCTGAAGACCACAGCCACGGGCACGTTCAGTGCCCCTGCCACCATCCCGGCGGCCGCCACGGGCAAGATCACGGTGACCGCCAAAACTTCGTCGGTGCAGGCCTCGGCGGTGTTCACCGTGGCAGTACCCACTACGACGACGGCCCCGGCCCCGGCGCCCACGGTCAGCACCGCACGGCTCCAGTTCGGTACCGCCACCAACGGCGGGCCGCTCGCCAGTGCGGAACTCGATGAGGTTGCTGCCCTGGCCGGCGAAGCACCGTCCAGCGTGCTGTTCTACAAGGACTTCCTCCAGCCCGCCCCCATCACCGAGATGAACGCCGTCCGCTCCCGCGGCGCCGTGCCGCTGGTGACCTGGGAGCCCTGGGCCTGGGGCGGCGGCGTGAACCAGCCCGCGTACAGCCTGGACCGGATCGCCGCCGGCGACTTCGACGCCCACATCGCCCAGTGGGGGCAGGCCCTCGCGGCCTGGGGCTACCCGGTCCAGCTGCGGTTCGCCCACGAAATGAACGGCGATTGGTACCCCTGGGCCGAAAGCGTCAACGGCAACCAGCCCGGCGACTACGTCCAGGCCTGGCGGCACGTCCACGACGTGGTCGAAGCCCAGGGAGCCAGCAACGTGTCCTGGGTGTGGAGCCCCAACGTCCCCTACTGGGGTTCCACCGATCTCGCCGGCCTCTACCCGGGCGCCGGTTACGTGGATGTGGTTGCTCTGGATGGCTACAACTGGGGCACGTCCGCGTCCTGGAGCGGGTGGATCTCTCCGCAGGACCTGTTCGCGCCGGGCATCGCCCAGCTGCGGGCCCTGGCCCCCGGCACGCCCATCCTCATTGCCGAAACGGCGTCCAGCGAAGCCGGCGGCGACAAAGCGGCCTGGAACACACAGCTGATCTCCTACCTCGCCGCGCAGCCGGACGTCATGGGGTTCGTGTGGTTCCACATCCAGAAGGAAGCTGACTGGAGGATCAACAGCAGCGCCGCCTCCGCCACGGCGTTCAAGAACGCGCTGCTGGCGCGCCGCACTTCCTGA
- a CDS encoding LPXTG cell wall anchor domain-containing protein translates to MSTAVPATGAAALAYTGLNVGSSLLTALGVMLIGVAVLALLRKNPKTRP, encoded by the coding sequence ATGTCTACCGCAGTTCCCGCCACCGGAGCAGCCGCCCTGGCCTACACAGGCCTGAACGTTGGCTCGTCGCTGCTCACCGCCCTGGGCGTCATGCTCATCGGTGTGGCAGTCCTGGCGTTGCTGCGCAAGAACCCCAAAACCAGGCCCTGA
- a CDS encoding glycosyltransferase codes for MQSTLLPAPTDTFGSAGINAAAETPLAPSHQPAAPANNGILRVVVLVPAYNEASSIGATLDGLMHQSRPADLVVVIPNGCTDGTAREARKYPVTVMELPRLEHRKSEALNRAWAEYAYEADVVVCLDADTVLPPNALEAWEREFAGRRSARLGGSSSKFTMQDPGFLSRLQKAEFATWTDTALRRRETSVLAGTGCAINNAVLREIAARDDREGPWVYTSQVEDFELTYRIRELGYICQVSPDVRAYTDSMKTIKALWGQRMKWQVGTVEDLLDLGINRLTLRDWAQQGMGLLGVFLKALWIAVMVLSLALGVFKFILFWWLVPVLFVALDIKRALRIPHRDWKDVLMAATFFPQELFMWLRSGWFLASWCAVLKTKITRRRIDRWEAQYTAEDI; via the coding sequence ATGCAGTCCACCCTGCTCCCAGCCCCAACAGACACTTTCGGTTCCGCCGGCATCAACGCCGCTGCGGAAACCCCCCTGGCTCCGAGCCACCAGCCCGCCGCCCCCGCGAACAACGGAATCCTGCGGGTGGTGGTCCTGGTGCCCGCCTACAACGAGGCAAGTTCCATCGGCGCCACCCTGGACGGCCTGATGCATCAGTCCCGTCCGGCAGACCTGGTGGTGGTCATCCCCAACGGGTGCACCGACGGCACCGCGCGGGAGGCCCGGAAGTACCCGGTCACCGTGATGGAGCTGCCCCGGCTGGAGCACCGCAAGTCGGAGGCCCTGAACCGGGCGTGGGCAGAATACGCGTACGAGGCCGACGTGGTGGTCTGCCTGGACGCGGACACGGTGCTCCCACCCAACGCCCTCGAGGCCTGGGAGCGGGAGTTCGCCGGGCGACGCTCGGCACGGCTGGGCGGGTCGTCGTCGAAATTCACCATGCAGGACCCCGGCTTCCTGAGCCGGCTGCAGAAAGCCGAGTTCGCCACCTGGACGGACACCGCGCTCCGCCGCCGGGAAACGAGCGTTCTCGCGGGCACCGGCTGCGCCATCAACAACGCGGTGCTGCGGGAGATCGCCGCCCGTGATGACCGTGAAGGCCCTTGGGTGTACACCTCGCAGGTGGAGGACTTCGAACTGACCTACCGCATCCGGGAGCTGGGCTACATCTGCCAGGTCTCCCCGGACGTCCGCGCCTACACCGACTCGATGAAGACCATCAAGGCGCTGTGGGGCCAGCGGATGAAGTGGCAGGTGGGCACCGTGGAGGACCTGCTGGACCTCGGCATCAACCGGCTCACCCTGCGCGACTGGGCCCAGCAGGGCATGGGCCTGCTGGGCGTGTTCCTGAAGGCCCTGTGGATCGCCGTGATGGTGCTCTCGCTCGCGCTGGGCGTCTTCAAGTTCATCCTGTTCTGGTGGCTGGTGCCCGTGCTCTTCGTGGCGCTGGACATCAAGCGCGCCCTGCGGATCCCGCACCGGGACTGGAAGGACGTGCTGATGGCAGCCACCTTCTTCCCCCAGGAACTGTTCATGTGGCTGCGCTCGGGCTGGTTCCTTGCCTCCTGGTGCGCGGTCCTGAAAACCAAGATCACCCGGCGGCGAATCGACCGTTGGGAAGCCCAATACACAGCAGAGGATATCTAG
- a CDS encoding enoyl-CoA hydratase/isomerase family protein: MISLSISNGIAEVVLDAPHKLNSLDEQALRDLTQAYDDAAAAASRGEVRALLLRGEGRAFCAGRDIAGVTPESDDAAAYLGGLVEPLLKKMAAFPAPTFAAAQGACLGVGLGLLLATDVVYVAENAKFGSPFAKLGATLDSGGHWYFTERLGMHRTLDLIYTADLISGAEAVAQGMFSRAMPAAELLDSTRAIVEKVASGATGAFVASKELVAHIRDQRLGLWASMQEENAEQARLCKTDDYAEGFTAFQEKREPKFTGR, encoded by the coding sequence ATGATTTCCCTTTCCATCAGCAACGGCATCGCCGAGGTGGTGCTGGACGCGCCGCACAAGCTGAACTCGCTGGACGAGCAGGCGCTGCGGGATTTAACCCAGGCGTACGACGACGCTGCTGCCGCCGCCTCACGCGGTGAGGTGCGGGCGCTGCTGCTGAGGGGAGAGGGCCGGGCCTTCTGCGCGGGCCGGGACATTGCGGGCGTGACGCCGGAGAGTGACGACGCCGCCGCGTACCTGGGCGGGCTGGTGGAGCCGCTGCTGAAGAAGATGGCCGCCTTCCCGGCCCCCACGTTTGCCGCTGCCCAGGGTGCTTGCCTCGGCGTGGGGCTGGGACTGCTGCTAGCCACGGACGTGGTGTATGTAGCGGAGAACGCGAAGTTCGGTTCGCCGTTCGCCAAGCTGGGCGCCACCCTGGATTCGGGCGGGCACTGGTACTTCACCGAGCGGCTGGGCATGCACCGGACGCTGGACCTGATCTACACCGCGGACCTGATCTCAGGTGCCGAGGCGGTGGCGCAGGGGATGTTCAGCCGCGCCATGCCTGCCGCCGAACTGCTGGACTCTACCCGGGCGATCGTGGAGAAGGTGGCCTCCGGAGCCACGGGTGCGTTTGTGGCATCCAAGGAGCTGGTGGCGCACATCCGCGACCAGCGGCTGGGCCTGTGGGCGTCCATGCAGGAGGAGAACGCGGAGCAGGCGCGGCTCTGCAAGACCGACGACTATGCCGAGGGTTTCACTGCGTTCCAGGAAAAGCGGGAGCCCAAGTTCACCGGACGGTGA
- the paaE gene encoding 1,2-phenylacetyl-CoA epoxidase subunit PaaE, translating to MTVVRQAAAEEAQATGRRRPSFHTLAVKEVRRLTEDAIEVSFHVPAELAGQFDYLPGQYVALRTSLPDETGEPREIRRSYSICAEPRSFEDGSSEIRVAVKKDLGGLFSTWANAELKAGDTLDVMSPMGAFISKHGRDGKAVEQNRMNSMNNPEALAGDVAASGEASFVAIAAGSGITPVIAIARTLLAANPECRFDLIYANKAAMDVMFLEELADLKDKYPQRLALHHVLSREQRIAPLLSGRIDAEKLQQLLGTAIHADDVDEWFLCGPFELVQLCRDTLAERGVQPENVRFELFTSGKPDRPEGHAGRPVIVDESQETYKITFKLDGLQGDVASPTHARESILNAALRVRPDVPFACAGGVCGTCRAKVVTGTVTMDENYALEQDELDKGYVLTCQSHPTSKEVTVDFDV from the coding sequence ATGACTGTTGTCCGCCAGGCCGCCGCCGAGGAGGCGCAGGCCACCGGCCGCCGTCGTCCGTCCTTCCACACGCTCGCCGTGAAGGAGGTGCGCCGGCTCACCGAGGACGCCATCGAGGTCTCCTTCCACGTGCCCGCGGAGCTCGCCGGCCAGTTCGACTACCTGCCCGGCCAGTACGTGGCGCTGCGCACCTCGCTGCCGGACGAGACCGGCGAGCCGAGGGAAATCCGCCGCAGCTACTCCATCTGCGCCGAACCGCGCAGCTTCGAGGATGGCAGCAGCGAGATCCGGGTGGCGGTGAAGAAGGACCTGGGCGGACTGTTCTCCACCTGGGCCAACGCCGAGCTGAAGGCCGGGGACACGCTGGACGTGATGAGCCCCATGGGCGCGTTCATCTCCAAGCACGGCCGGGACGGCAAGGCCGTGGAGCAGAACCGGATGAACTCCATGAACAACCCGGAGGCGCTGGCGGGGGACGTGGCCGCCAGCGGTGAGGCGAGCTTCGTGGCCATCGCGGCCGGCTCCGGCATCACCCCGGTGATCGCGATCGCCCGGACGCTGCTGGCCGCCAACCCGGAGTGCCGGTTCGACCTGATCTACGCCAACAAGGCCGCCATGGACGTGATGTTCCTGGAGGAGCTGGCGGACCTGAAGGACAAGTACCCGCAGCGGCTGGCCCTGCACCACGTGCTGAGCCGCGAGCAGCGGATCGCGCCGCTGCTTTCGGGCAGGATCGACGCCGAGAAGCTGCAGCAGCTGCTGGGCACCGCCATCCACGCGGACGATGTGGACGAGTGGTTCCTGTGCGGGCCGTTCGAGCTGGTGCAGCTGTGCCGGGACACCCTGGCCGAGCGCGGCGTGCAGCCGGAGAACGTCCGGTTCGAGCTGTTCACCTCCGGCAAGCCGGACCGCCCGGAGGGGCACGCGGGCCGTCCCGTCATCGTGGACGAGTCCCAGGAGACGTACAAGATCACGTTCAAGCTGGACGGCCTGCAGGGCGACGTGGCCAGCCCCACCCACGCCCGTGAGTCCATCCTGAACGCTGCGCTGCGGGTGCGGCCGGATGTGCCGTTCGCGTGCGCCGGGGGAGTGTGCGGCACGTGCCGGGCCAAGGTGGTCACCGGCACCGTGACCATGGACGAGAACTACGCGCTGGAACAGGATGAGCTGGACAAGGGCTACGTGCTCACCTGCCAGAGCCACCCCACCAGCAAGGAAGTCACCGTCGACTTCGACGTGTAG
- the paaD gene encoding 1,2-phenylacetyl-CoA epoxidase subunit PaaD, with translation MTAVYISDFESRTRTPRQTAWDIAATVCDPEIPVLTIEDLGILRNVDIQNGQVTVTITPTYSGCPAMDAIRDDVITAFAKEGIADVTVDLVLAPAWTTDWMTEAGKAKLQEYGIAPPSGMSNAARHAGPIRLQLAVKCPQCASLNTKELTRFGSTSCKALYVCQDCKEPFDYFKVL, from the coding sequence GTGACAGCCGTGTACATCTCGGACTTCGAATCCCGGACCCGCACCCCGCGGCAGACGGCGTGGGACATTGCCGCCACTGTGTGTGACCCGGAGATCCCCGTGCTCACCATCGAGGACCTGGGCATCCTGCGGAACGTGGACATCCAGAATGGCCAGGTCACCGTCACCATCACGCCCACGTACTCGGGCTGCCCGGCCATGGATGCCATCCGCGACGATGTCATCACGGCGTTCGCCAAAGAGGGCATCGCGGACGTCACCGTGGACCTGGTGCTCGCCCCGGCGTGGACCACGGACTGGATGACGGAGGCAGGCAAGGCGAAGCTGCAGGAGTATGGCATCGCCCCGCCGTCGGGCATGTCCAACGCAGCGAGGCACGCCGGCCCCATCCGGCTGCAGCTGGCCGTGAAGTGCCCGCAGTGCGCCAGCCTGAACACCAAGGAACTCACCCGCTTCGGGTCCACGTCCTGCAAGGCGCTGTATGTGTGCCAGGACTGCAAGGAACCGTTCGACTACTTCAAAGTCCTCTAA
- the paaC gene encoding 1,2-phenylacetyl-CoA epoxidase subunit PaaC produces the protein MNTGTTHSEGHGDISTGMAAPVGGGDSNASATRITPGNALRPEDIALEVRTGLAKPTEEVAEYALRLGDDALILAQRLGHWISRAPELEEDIALGNIALDQLGHARSFLTYAGAAMTNDDGTPKSEDDLAYFRREHEFRSVQLFEQPNGDFAATIARQFVVSYYQYELYRRLTESTDATLAAIAAKAVKEVDYHRDHSAQWILRLAGGTDESRKRMIHGLRTMWPYVAELFRDDDLTARLAEAGAAVAPSSLKEDFDRLTGEVLEEAELEVPDVPAAPGGGREGRHSEHLGYLLAEMQVLAREHPGASW, from the coding sequence ATGAACACCGGGACCACACACTCAGAAGGCCACGGCGACATCTCCACCGGCATGGCCGCGCCCGTGGGAGGCGGCGACTCGAACGCCTCGGCCACCCGCATCACCCCCGGCAACGCCCTCCGCCCGGAGGACATCGCCCTCGAGGTACGGACCGGCCTAGCCAAGCCCACCGAAGAAGTTGCGGAGTACGCCCTGCGCCTGGGCGATGACGCCCTGATCCTCGCGCAGCGCCTGGGCCACTGGATCTCCCGGGCACCGGAGCTGGAGGAGGACATCGCCCTGGGCAACATCGCCCTGGACCAGCTGGGCCACGCCCGCAGCTTCCTCACCTACGCCGGCGCCGCCATGACCAACGACGACGGCACGCCCAAGTCCGAGGACGATCTCGCCTACTTCCGACGCGAGCACGAGTTCCGCAGCGTCCAGCTGTTCGAGCAGCCCAACGGAGACTTTGCGGCCACCATCGCCCGGCAGTTCGTGGTGAGCTACTACCAGTACGAGCTCTACCGCCGCCTCACCGAATCCACGGACGCCACCCTGGCCGCCATCGCCGCCAAGGCCGTGAAGGAAGTGGATTACCACCGTGACCACAGCGCCCAGTGGATCCTGCGCTTGGCCGGCGGAACCGACGAATCAAGAAAACGGATGATCCACGGCCTCCGCACCATGTGGCCGTACGTTGCCGAACTGTTCCGCGACGACGACCTGACGGCCAGGCTCGCCGAGGCGGGCGCCGCCGTCGCGCCTTCCAGCCTGAAAGAAGACTTTGACCGCCTTACCGGCGAAGTCCTGGAGGAAGCCGAACTGGAGGTGCCGGACGTTCCGGCGGCCCCGGGCGGCGGCCGCGAGGGCCGGCACTCGGAGCACCTGGGCTACCTGCTGGCCGAGATGCAGGTGCTGGCGCGCGAGCATCCCGGTGCGAGCTGGTGA
- the paaB gene encoding 1,2-phenylacetyl-CoA epoxidase subunit PaaB, with the protein MSPHGNPEAPASGAAEINREAPKASPVVEPREVSTSSTPDGRPVSTSLTPDGRPVSASSTTAHDRSAWGLWEVFVRSSRGLSHVHAGSLHAPDAAMALRNARDLYTRRNEGVSIWVVPADAIAASDPDSKGSFFESPQGKDYRHATYYTKSEGVKHL; encoded by the coding sequence CCCGGAAGCCCCCGCAAGCGGCGCCGCAGAAATCAACCGCGAAGCCCCGAAGGCCAGCCCGGTGGTTGAGCCCCGCGAGGTTTCGACAAGCTCAACCCCCGACGGCCGGCCGGTTTCGACAAGCTTAACCCCCGACGGTCGGCCGGTTTCGGCAAGCTCAACCACCGCCCACGACCGCTCCGCCTGGGGCCTCTGGGAGGTCTTCGTCCGGTCCAGCCGCGGCCTGAGCCACGTGCACGCCGGCTCCCTGCACGCCCCGGATGCGGCCATGGCCCTCCGCAATGCACGCGACCTCTACACCCGCCGCAACGAGGGCGTCTCCATCTGGGTTGTCCCGGCCGACGCCATTGCCGCCAGCGATCCCGATTCCAAGGGCAGCTTCTTCGAGTCCCCGCAGGGCAAGGACTACCGGCACGCCACGTACTACACCAAGAGCGAAGGGGTAAAGCACCTGTGA